aggaataattatttgtaaacattAACATATTTCGACaagacaaaataattatttttgaaatattttaattttgtattaatgatTCAACTTAAATCACAAAGTTGCCATAATCGGTAAGTGTTATTAAGGTTGGTGGATTTGTGCATTTCTAAAgcctattttacatttaaaattcgCGGTATACGATAAAATTGATTCCTATAactgtaaaattaaaacataatatccCGCAAAAAGTGTAGTGCTTAAAAGTCTCATCCCCTAGTTACGACCGAGTAGAGATAAATgagttaaattttatgaattgtcGTTAAAAAATcgctgaaattttatttaagtttgaggttatgtgaaataaaaataagaagcCATGAAGTTGAGCTCCGTATAGttagcagataaaattgttatttttcactcaaactatttccattcatttgggaatcgtttgggaggatttgggaatataattttagaatttgggaattattagttttcctgtaattaatgattattttttcagcgtatagttagcaagtaggaaattaaatccacttaattattatgttattcgaaaggaaatcatttgggaattacgataaacacggtatcagagtttgggaatgtataattaattaattacacctattttttagttgatgtgtaagttatgttaattaaccgtACACCTAAACCATTTATTGTTATATAGCGGTATGgcgccaatattcaaatattactgaataatttattttttaatttatgtaaatgttaagttttattttgcctTAAAACTGTTCTTATTCAATTAGGAATCGTTTGAGAAGATTTaggaatgtaattttattatttaggactgataagttttcatgtaattaattagtttttcaaggcgtatacttagaaggtaaaaaattaaattctatttatattttcattaaattaataaataattttaattaattgataataatatttgttaaaataaaaattaattattaataaataaataaataaattattgaaaagtggTTTAGATTTGATACTGGTGGCGTCGCCATATGTAGCAGTTTTGGGAACTAACGCGTACATCAATAAGggaacatattttatttgattgtgCTTTGGGAGAAAAGGAAATAAGCTTTAGGAAAACGGAATATTGatcaaaaaccaaattttttaataaaaaaattaatttattatctaaaaaataataaaatatttcgtaaaaacaaaagtacataataattaatatttttgatttgttacaCTGACTCAATAAACTTCGTTACCATATCATTAAATTCATCcgcatattttaaatgtaaattgtgtTTTCCATCCGGAAAAACATGCAATctggaataatataaaaattattaaaatattaacgatCTAAcgattacataaatattaataatttacgtACTTTGATCCTTTAATCTCTTTATGTAAATAAGTTGGATGATCCGAATGGCAAACAGCATCTTGGGCCCCATGAATAATAAAAGTCGGACATTTTATATCAGAAAGTATTTCTTTACAAATATTtccattattttctttataaatcacTTCGATTGTATCAACCCAATTTTCCCATAACTCCCTGAAATAAGCCTCACCATAAACTTCAATCATTGGTTTTCTCATACGCTCCGACCATTTTGAAACATCACgaatttctataaaaacaagtgaaaacaaacaattgactcagttaattgttgaaataccctgaatagaaaatgttaaatgtcagtgtttgcattatttttaatatataagaaaagtttaaaaaaccaaaaaaattttttttcgtttaagttaaagctacctgcaatggaaaatggataccaaagtttgtttctaatttgcgccctcatttCATCAGTTGAACGCAGCCATCACTACTGTTTTCGCACTCTATCGACGTTGCCGTCACGTGACGGATATATGTGTATCATGTGAATAGACCTTTATGTCTACAGTatgtttcagaaaataaaatttttattaaagaactATATTCTTACTTTTAAGTCCTTCTAGTTCTTCCTTAATGATATATGAATTTGCTCCCCATTCAACTAAAGCTTCAATACGTTCTGGATTTTTTGCTGCTAATATCAAACTTGTAATTCCACCATCGCTCCATCCCACCAACGAATATTTtggaatattcaatttattcattaattcaGCGGCTAATTTAGCATCtgtatgatataaatttttatcgaatgtACGTTTTGGTGGTCTACTTTTACCATAACCAGGAGGATCCCATGCAACTATTGTCAATTTATTCTTATCAAGTTTTTCGATTTGAGGACGAAAATCAGTCCAAATGGTACCTAATGCACccggtaataataaaattgttttttttccagtacctacttttaaataatttatggtttGACCTTGTAAATCGATTGTAGTTTCCTAAAATTCCATAAAAGCGTTAAGTAGGTAggtatgtattaaattttttttttatttaccttcaTTTCTGTACTAAAATTACGGTTATAGAAAGCTCCCAAAATAAATTTGGtttgtgtaaaattaattttactaaaatttttgaataaagccATTATTAATTGCAATCAATGCatatatacttaaatttttgttaatgcactcgaattttttatcattttaatttaagaagttgACCTTTGACTCCttgattataatatacaaatatttacataattaatttttaaaaagattgtcGAAAATAGTTTcgaaaagatatttatttatttttaattaaacataaagaatttgaataaaagttaattaaacttatatttttttagaaaaaatgtatgttttccTTACTAAACAATCAAggttaaattaatgttttctaAGATCAGGCCTGTAACTAAAAGGAGTTGTTTGAGGGGTTCCTTTCTAGATTTATTAATCTTTGATAAAGATGTAAtttcatgatgacgcttgacgctggCTTTGAGCGACAAATTAGGATTTCACatagctgaaaaaaaaaaaaaatatgcgcAGCGTCAATTTTAAAAGATGTAACTTCATGATGAAGCTTGGCGCTggctttgagcgtcaaattaggaATCCACCAAGCTGAAAAATGAAATGATAAACAACTATATCCATAATGGGCGGTGAATATGATTATCAATTGTTCAAAAAACTTATTTGGAAATCGCGTCGCGTCGCCAGAAATCGGTTTTACGTGCGGCTATAGATGTTTCACATCAAAAAGTCAGTTTAGACCGTTCTGCTATCTGAAGTAAAGCTATCTCTGAAAAGgtctgaaaatatcaaataaattattaatcaatcatttaatgacagaaaatggtaatagaatgagactctttcggaagaaatattccgagttactaaaaaatttttcagaaaagtaATTACTCAGACAAGTAGTAACTCAGAATATTAATTCTTTCGAAAGAGTCTCAATCGATTATCATTTTCTGccattaaatgattgattaataatttatttaatattttcaggctttttcagaatttttcagAGATATAGTTTTACTTCACATATTCTTTCTCTGAATTTCAAGAGTTCCAGAACAGTTTTATTTTCACAAGGGAGCATGGGTTGGGGTGGTTTTTGGCCCATGTTTTGGaagtcaaattttcaattttactataGTTAGTTTACAAACTGACGGATATTACAATAAACGCCTCAAAATTCTCCATTTGATACAGCCCTGGTTTATTCAGTATCAATTTCTACCGGTATTGTTGAACttacgataaaaataataagtcaaACTTTTTAGTTTCTAGGGTcagttagtaaaatattttaatcgagTTTCAAGTTTTAGTTTcacaattttcttgaaaataattcaaaggcCATTTTCAATAAAGGTCAGTAAAATTTGAAGGTTATAAATCTTtcgttatttttaacatttcgaaaaatattcgtATTTTTAGATGGCAAATTTAACAGAAGTTtcatcgaataaaattttcgatggacatcaaaaagttttttcgcACGATTCAAAAGAATTAGGATGTAAAATGAATTTTGGTGTATATTTACCACCTCAAGCATCGGCTGGAAATGTCAAGTTACCCGTAATATATTGGTTATCCGGATTAACATGTAACGAAcagaattttatacaaaaagccGGTGCCCAAAAATGTGCATCTGAAAATGGAGTGATTATCGTTAATCCTGATACATCTCCACGCGGTTTAAACATACCAGGTTTGTGATTTTATATGTGACTGACGCTACATTTGACCCAAAATGTGTTTTACTTTTAACCAtcgtgttcttagatatgtttcagtgtgagtttagggttccgtagctgacaaaactaaaaaatttgcgatgttcttcaaaatcggctcagtttggaaaaggctttaagaaaaaaggtaatttaatggagaatgttcttagatatgtttcaagtgtgagtttaggcttccgtacccgaaaaatttgtctgggggct
This genomic interval from Chrysoperla carnea chromosome 1, inChrCarn1.1, whole genome shotgun sequence contains the following:
- the LOC123302484 gene encoding valacyclovir hydrolase-like codes for the protein MALFKNFSKINFTQTKFILGAFYNRNFSTEMKETTIDLQGQTINYLKVGTGKKTILLLPGALGTIWTDFRPQIEKLDKNKLTIVAWDPPGYGKSRPPKRTFDKNLYHTDAKLAAELMNKLNIPKYSLVGWSDGGITSLILAAKNPERIEALVEWGANSYIIKEELEGLKKIRDVSKWSERMRKPMIEVYGEAYFRELWENWVDTIEVIYKENNGNICKEILSDIKCPTFIIHGAQDAVCHSDHPTYLHKEIKGSKLHVFPDGKHNLHLKYADEFNDMVTKFIESV